Proteins from a single region of Aureibacter tunicatorum:
- a CDS encoding MalY/PatB family protein, giving the protein MQYNFDIQIDRNHTNTIKYNFRKKLFGNEKVIPLWVADMDLPVCNEITIALKKRIEHPLFGYTLQSDNFYNSFIKWMNIRHNIHIKEEWLCFSPAVVPSLSMLISIFATKFNKVAINTPVYHPFYQIIKDNGCAIVESPLIIDSNGNYQIDFKNLEDCFKQGIDIFLLCNPHNPVGKIFSNEDLDKILHLAETHNVLVISDEIHCDIILDNSKKHVSLMQKNNFKNIISCFSPGKTFNLAGMAASVVSIPDIKFRSKFKRELERLHLFSGNLLGYTAFEAAYESGMEWHQQSLQYLKGNRDFAIDYLTQYTPKIKPNKPDSTFLLWLDCTDMPFENENQLKHFFYQKAEVGLSHGKIFGKNYGMFMRLNFATQRSLLVKALEQIRQSYIEL; this is encoded by the coding sequence ATGCAATATAATTTTGACATTCAAATAGATCGAAATCACACAAATACTATTAAATATAATTTTAGAAAGAAATTATTTGGAAATGAAAAAGTCATACCTTTATGGGTAGCTGACATGGACCTTCCAGTTTGCAATGAAATAACAATTGCATTAAAAAAAAGAATTGAACACCCTCTTTTTGGTTATACTTTACAAAGTGATAATTTCTACAATAGTTTTATAAAATGGATGAATATTAGACATAATATTCACATCAAAGAAGAATGGCTTTGTTTTAGTCCAGCAGTTGTTCCTTCTCTGTCTATGCTTATCTCGATATTCGCTACTAAATTCAATAAAGTTGCCATCAACACCCCTGTTTATCACCCATTCTATCAAATTATCAAAGACAACGGTTGTGCAATAGTCGAAAGCCCTCTTATTATAGATTCAAATGGAAACTACCAGATTGATTTTAAGAATTTAGAAGATTGTTTCAAGCAAGGCATTGATATTTTTTTATTATGCAATCCGCACAATCCGGTCGGCAAAATTTTCTCTAATGAAGATTTAGACAAAATCTTACATTTGGCAGAAACTCATAATGTTCTAGTAATTTCAGATGAAATTCATTGTGACATAATTTTAGATAACTCTAAAAAGCATGTCAGCCTGATGCAAAAAAACAATTTCAAAAATATAATTTCTTGTTTTTCGCCAGGCAAGACTTTCAATTTAGCTGGAATGGCTGCTTCAGTTGTATCTATTCCCGATATCAAATTTAGGTCAAAATTTAAAAGAGAACTGGAAAGACTTCATCTTTTCTCGGGCAATCTTCTTGGTTACACAGCCTTTGAAGCAGCTTACGAAAGCGGCATGGAATGGCATCAACAATCATTGCAATACTTGAAGGGCAATCGTGATTTTGCAATTGATTATTTAACTCAATATACACCTAAAATCAAGCCTAATAAGCCTGACTCTACATTTTTACTTTGGCTTGACTGCACTGACATGCCTTTTGAAAACGAAAATCAATTAAAGCACTTTTTCTATCAAAAAGCAGAAGTTGGCTTAAGCCATGGTAAAATATTTGGAAAAAATTATGGCATGTTTATGCGTTTAAACTTCGCAACACAAAGATCATTATTAGTCAAGGCTTTAGAACAAATAAGGCAATCTTATATTGAATTATAA
- the gyrA gene encoding DNA gyrase subunit A, whose translation MAIGENENIIPINIEDEMRGAYIDYSMSVIISRALPDVRDGLKPVHRRVLYGMLDLGVTYNKPYKKSARIVGEVLGKYHPHGDSSVYDTMVRMAQDWSLRYPLVDGQGNFGSIDGDSPAAMRYTEARLKRISDEMLSDINKDTVDFQPNFDDSLNEPTVLPAKLPNLLINGASGIAVGMATNMPPHNLREVINGTIAYIDNNEITIPELMEYITAPDFPTGGIIYGYGGVKSAFETGRGRVVMRGKATIEEAKSGKTQIIVTEIPYMVNKASMIEKTAALVNEKRIEGISDIRDESDRNGYRIVFDLKKDAIPNVVLNHLYKYTQLQSTFGVNNVALVKGRPLTLNIKDMIKHYVDHRHEVIVRRTKYELAEAERRAHILKGYLIALDNIDEVISLIRSSRDPELAKSQLMEKFELSDIQAKAILEMRLQRLTGLEREKIEKEYAEIMELIDRLNEILDNEPLRMSLIKEELEAVNERYGDDRRTEIVHSAEDFEDEDMIPNKKMLITVSHQGYIKRTSLTEYKAQGRGGVGSKGAGSKEDDFTEQLFVANAHNYLLIFTEKGKLYWKKVYQVPEASKTAKGRPIQNLIEIEPDDSVRTIINVETLNDQDYIENNYLVMVSQQGIIKRTRLEAYSRPSKRGILALGIKEGDSLLDVKLASDDDNIILGTSYGQAIKFSLKDNIRPMGRTAAGVRGVRLQADDDKVIGIVCTHNDDATLMVVSETGMGKRSLISEFSMIKRGGKGVKAIGISDKTGKLISITEVEDTDDLMIITKSGITIRMNVSSIRTMGRAAQGVKLIRLNDSDEVASVTRVKQVEDDDEEISEENTGSNEGTEQQNDESENQS comes from the coding sequence ATGGCAATCGGAGAAAATGAAAATATAATTCCTATCAACATCGAAGATGAAATGAGAGGTGCCTACATCGACTATTCGATGTCGGTAATCATATCTAGAGCATTACCAGATGTTAGAGATGGACTAAAACCAGTTCACCGGAGAGTACTGTACGGAATGCTGGACTTGGGCGTTACGTACAACAAGCCTTACAAAAAATCTGCGAGAATCGTCGGTGAAGTTCTTGGTAAATACCACCCGCATGGAGATTCGTCGGTCTACGACACTATGGTTCGTATGGCTCAAGATTGGTCTTTAAGATACCCTTTGGTCGATGGACAAGGTAACTTTGGGTCTATTGATGGCGACTCGCCAGCAGCAATGCGTTATACAGAAGCAAGGCTGAAAAGAATTTCGGACGAAATGCTTTCAGATATCAATAAAGATACTGTCGACTTTCAACCGAACTTTGACGACTCGCTTAACGAGCCAACAGTATTGCCGGCAAAATTACCTAACCTGCTAATCAACGGAGCATCAGGTATTGCAGTAGGTATGGCGACAAACATGCCTCCTCATAACTTAAGAGAGGTAATCAATGGCACGATAGCCTACATTGATAATAATGAGATTACGATCCCTGAATTGATGGAGTATATCACTGCCCCTGACTTCCCAACAGGCGGAATCATATACGGCTATGGCGGCGTGAAATCTGCTTTTGAAACAGGCAGAGGAAGAGTTGTCATGAGAGGCAAGGCAACTATTGAAGAAGCAAAGTCAGGCAAAACCCAAATCATTGTAACTGAAATACCATATATGGTAAACAAAGCTTCAATGATTGAGAAAACCGCGGCTTTAGTCAACGAAAAGAGAATAGAAGGAATCTCTGACATTAGAGATGAATCTGATAGAAATGGATATAGAATAGTTTTTGACCTTAAAAAAGACGCTATTCCAAATGTTGTCCTTAACCATCTTTACAAATACACTCAGCTGCAAAGCACTTTTGGTGTAAATAATGTAGCGCTTGTAAAAGGAAGACCACTGACGCTTAACATTAAGGATATGATCAAACATTATGTTGATCACCGTCATGAAGTTATCGTTAGAAGGACAAAGTATGAGCTTGCCGAAGCTGAAAGAAGAGCACACATACTTAAAGGTTACTTGATCGCTTTAGATAATATTGATGAAGTTATTAGTCTCATCAGAAGTTCTAGAGATCCTGAGTTGGCCAAATCCCAATTAATGGAAAAATTCGAACTTTCGGATATTCAAGCAAAAGCAATCTTGGAGATGAGACTTCAACGATTGACTGGACTTGAGCGTGAAAAGATCGAAAAAGAATACGCTGAAATCATGGAGCTGATTGATCGATTGAATGAAATCCTCGACAATGAGCCTTTGAGAATGAGCTTGATCAAAGAAGAATTGGAGGCTGTCAATGAAAGATATGGCGATGACCGCCGTACGGAAATTGTACACAGCGCTGAAGATTTCGAAGATGAAGACATGATCCCTAACAAAAAAATGCTGATCACTGTCTCTCATCAAGGATATATCAAAAGAACTAGCCTTACTGAATATAAAGCGCAAGGAAGAGGTGGCGTTGGATCAAAAGGCGCGGGCTCTAAAGAAGACGACTTTACAGAACAATTATTCGTTGCCAACGCGCATAATTATTTATTAATCTTCACTGAAAAAGGCAAACTATACTGGAAAAAAGTTTACCAAGTGCCTGAAGCTAGTAAAACAGCCAAAGGAAGACCTATTCAAAACCTCATTGAAATCGAACCAGATGATAGTGTAAGAACCATCATTAATGTTGAGACTCTCAATGATCAAGATTATATCGAGAACAATTACTTGGTAATGGTATCTCAGCAAGGTATCATTAAAAGAACTAGACTCGAAGCATATTCCAGACCTAGCAAAAGAGGTATTCTTGCCTTGGGAATTAAAGAAGGAGACTCCCTACTTGACGTTAAATTAGCTTCGGATGATGACAATATCATATTAGGCACGAGCTATGGCCAAGCGATCAAATTCTCATTGAAAGACAATATCAGGCCAATGGGCAGAACTGCTGCAGGTGTAAGAGGAGTTCGCCTTCAAGCTGACGATGACAAAGTTATCGGAATAGTCTGCACGCATAATGACGATGCGACGTTGATGGTAGTTTCTGAAACAGGTATGGGTAAAAGATCATTGATTAGCGAATTCTCAATGATAAAAAGAGGCGGAAAAGGTGTTAAGGCTATCGGTATTTCTGACAAAACAGGAAAACTAATAAGCATCACTGAAGTGGAAGACACTGATGATTTGATGATTATAACCAAATCCGGCATTACCATACGCATGAATGTAAGCAGTATCAGAACGATGGGTAGAGCAGCTCAAGGTGTGAAATTGATTCGCTTGAACGATAGTGACGAAGTAGCTTCTGTGACTAGAGTTAAACAAGTTGAAGATGATGATGAAGAGATCTCTGAAGAAAACACAGGATCAAACGAAGGGACTGAACAACAAAATGATGAGTCTGAAAATCAATCGTGA
- a CDS encoding S-adenosylmethionine:tRNA ribosyltransferase-isomerase: protein MKQINLPKIDLKEYTYDLPEEKIAKHPLQNRDDSKLLYYDKGSIQHKKFPNIVDIIPDNALLYFNNTKVIPARLFFRKSTGAQIEIFLLQPVLPSPIISIAMEQTRNCTWKCIIGNFRKWKDGNVLERTISYEGKEISIQAKISNRKKMEIEFEWDADVSFAELVDIAGTVPLPPYMNRDAEEDDKPRYQTVYSKNEGAVAAPTSGLHFTDEILDQIKSKGVKFDELTLHVSAGTFQPVKEKNAIDHPMHSEQIILTRKNVENIVNHEGPIYCVGTTSMRTLESSYWYGVKLIFEGSQDFFVEKLRPYQYNKEELPSMKEAFQAIAKEMDNKNLSEINGNTEIFLFPGYDFKVIDGIITNFHQPRSTLILLVAAFVGEDWKKIYKEALENEYRFLSYGDSSILIK from the coding sequence ATGAAGCAAATCAATTTACCAAAAATTGACCTTAAAGAATATACATACGACTTACCCGAGGAGAAAATAGCAAAGCATCCATTGCAAAATAGAGACGACTCCAAGTTGCTTTACTATGACAAAGGCAGCATACAACATAAAAAGTTCCCCAATATAGTTGACATCATTCCCGACAATGCCTTGCTTTACTTCAACAATACCAAAGTAATTCCAGCAAGATTGTTTTTTCGAAAGTCAACTGGAGCTCAAATTGAAATTTTCCTGCTTCAACCAGTGCTTCCTTCCCCGATCATTAGCATTGCTATGGAGCAAACTAGAAATTGCACATGGAAATGCATCATTGGCAACTTTAGGAAGTGGAAAGACGGAAATGTATTGGAAAGAACAATCTCTTATGAGGGCAAAGAAATTTCTATACAAGCTAAAATTTCCAACAGGAAAAAGATGGAAATCGAGTTCGAATGGGATGCAGATGTTTCTTTCGCTGAGCTTGTTGACATCGCTGGAACAGTTCCCTTGCCTCCTTATATGAATAGAGACGCGGAAGAGGATGACAAGCCTAGATATCAAACAGTTTATTCAAAAAATGAAGGTGCTGTAGCCGCTCCTACGTCTGGCTTGCACTTCACTGATGAGATTCTCGACCAAATAAAATCAAAAGGAGTTAAATTCGACGAGCTCACATTGCATGTTAGCGCTGGCACTTTCCAACCAGTAAAAGAAAAGAACGCCATTGATCACCCCATGCATTCCGAACAAATTATTCTCACTAGAAAAAATGTTGAAAATATAGTAAACCATGAAGGTCCAATTTATTGCGTTGGAACTACTTCTATGAGAACATTGGAAAGCAGCTATTGGTATGGGGTAAAATTAATTTTTGAAGGATCGCAAGACTTTTTTGTTGAAAAACTTCGTCCATATCAGTACAATAAGGAAGAGCTTCCAAGCATGAAAGAAGCTTTTCAAGCTATTGCGAAAGAAATGGACAACAAAAACCTTTCAGAAATTAATGGAAATACTGAAATATTTCTTTTCCCTGGATATGACTTTAAAGTAATTGACGGCATCATTACAAATTTTCACCAACCAAGGTCGACTTTAATTTTATTGGTAGCAGCTTTTGTTGGAGAAGATTGGAAAAAAATATACAAAGAAGCGCTTGAAAATGAATATAGATTTCTTAGTTATGGAGATTCTTCTATATTGATAAAATAA
- a CDS encoding tetratricopeptide repeat protein, which produces MKRVFASLILAAVVSANAFAQKPVKGSVTKAESYLNKMELNEAKQQIDAAFANDPKGKVNKNPKAWYIKGQIYSSIAQDTTALSVDEAALKTAVESFDHVKEMESAKLYAVQADQQLANLQGFFWNKATEDYNEDDFEGAVENFDFVKVINPADTNAYLYGGVAAQQLGDDKAAVESYEGYLNHGGAKLDVWNTIVFIEKKNENYEKALEVATKAREAFPHNKDLIQQELSLLIELNRIGDAETSIKKSIENDPNNAVLYYDLGYIYEAQKKWDDAIDAYKKAVEIDPENYDATYAIGAAYYNQAVPVWNEAANMDLKTYQQKGAEVEEKALKLFNAGVPYFEKALTLKPDDQGVLEILLGIYQKDNKTAKVEEITKKLDSLQK; this is translated from the coding sequence ATGAAAAGAGTATTCGCAAGCTTAATTTTAGCCGCGGTAGTTTCGGCAAACGCTTTTGCTCAAAAGCCAGTGAAAGGTTCTGTAACAAAAGCAGAATCATACTTGAACAAAATGGAGCTAAACGAAGCGAAGCAGCAAATCGATGCCGCTTTCGCTAATGATCCAAAAGGCAAAGTAAATAAAAACCCTAAGGCTTGGTATATCAAAGGTCAAATCTATAGCAGCATTGCCCAAGATACAACTGCCCTTTCTGTAGACGAAGCAGCTCTTAAAACAGCTGTTGAATCATTCGATCATGTTAAAGAAATGGAATCAGCTAAGCTTTATGCAGTGCAAGCTGATCAACAATTAGCAAACCTTCAAGGTTTCTTCTGGAACAAAGCGACAGAAGATTATAATGAAGACGATTTCGAAGGAGCTGTTGAAAACTTTGATTTCGTAAAAGTTATCAACCCTGCTGACACAAATGCTTATCTTTATGGTGGTGTTGCTGCACAACAGCTTGGAGATGACAAGGCTGCTGTTGAAAGTTATGAAGGTTACCTTAATCACGGAGGAGCAAAACTTGATGTATGGAATACAATAGTTTTCATCGAGAAGAAAAATGAAAATTATGAAAAAGCTCTTGAAGTAGCGACAAAAGCAAGAGAAGCTTTTCCTCATAATAAAGATTTGATCCAACAAGAGCTTAGCCTTTTGATTGAATTGAACAGAATTGGAGACGCGGAAACTTCTATCAAGAAGTCAATCGAAAATGATCCAAACAACGCTGTTCTTTATTATGACCTAGGTTATATCTACGAAGCTCAAAAGAAATGGGACGATGCGATTGACGCTTACAAAAAAGCAGTAGAAATCGACCCTGAGAACTATGATGCTACGTATGCAATTGGAGCTGCTTACTACAACCAAGCTGTGCCTGTTTGGAATGAAGCTGCCAATATGGACCTTAAAACTTACCAACAAAAAGGAGCTGAAGTTGAAGAAAAAGCACTAAAACTATTCAACGCAGGTGTACCTTATTTTGAAAAAGCTCTAACTCTTAAGCCTGACGACCAAGGTGTCCTTGAAATTCTTCTTGGTATATACCAAAAAGACAACAAGACAGCAAAGGTAGAGGAGATTACTAAGAAGTTGGATTCACTTCAGAAATAA
- a CDS encoding o-succinylbenzoate synthase, producing the protein MKLIGDNNEFGIGEIGPLKGLSIDDRPDLEKCIDSVCHELEGKEIPQKEALLDWLKSNIDQDFPSIRFGVETAILDLLTKGNMKVFDCDLIDSHMPIPINGLVWMGDESFMIEQIEAKLRSGFDCIKMKIGAIDFETEIKLLKSIRDRYTKDEIVLRVDANGAFSPRDALNKLEILSSLDIHSIEQPIKAGQIEEMSNLCNKTPLPIALDEELIGIDKKEEKAILLDRIQPQFIILKPTLVGGNLSAGEWIELAEERNTGWWMTSALESNVGLNAIAQYTSYLHTAMPQGLGTGQLYYNNIESPLVIEQGKLKYDHSLEWNNPFD; encoded by the coding sequence GTGAAACTGATAGGAGATAATAATGAATTTGGAATAGGGGAGATTGGCCCGTTAAAAGGCTTGAGTATAGATGATCGCCCGGATTTAGAAAAATGCATCGATTCAGTTTGCCACGAACTGGAAGGAAAAGAAATTCCTCAAAAAGAAGCATTGCTTGATTGGTTGAAATCGAATATTGATCAAGATTTCCCTTCGATCAGATTTGGAGTTGAAACAGCTATTTTGGATTTGCTTACAAAAGGCAATATGAAAGTTTTTGACTGCGATTTGATCGATAGTCATATGCCAATTCCGATAAACGGATTGGTTTGGATGGGAGATGAAAGCTTTATGATAGAGCAAATTGAAGCTAAACTGAGAAGTGGCTTTGATTGCATTAAGATGAAAATTGGAGCCATTGATTTTGAGACGGAAATAAAGCTGTTGAAAAGTATCCGAGATAGGTATACTAAGGATGAAATTGTTCTTAGAGTGGATGCTAATGGAGCTTTTAGCCCGAGAGATGCATTAAATAAGCTTGAGATCTTGAGTTCACTCGATATTCATTCAATAGAACAACCTATTAAAGCAGGGCAAATTGAAGAAATGTCGAATCTATGCAATAAGACACCATTGCCTATCGCCTTGGATGAAGAACTGATAGGCATTGATAAGAAAGAGGAAAAAGCAATATTGCTTGATCGTATACAGCCTCAGTTTATCATCTTGAAGCCAACATTGGTAGGAGGTAATTTATCAGCTGGAGAATGGATAGAATTAGCCGAAGAAAGAAATACCGGTTGGTGGATGACATCTGCTTTAGAGTCTAATGTTGGTTTGAATGCAATTGCTCAGTACACAAGTTATTTACACACAGCCATGCCTCAAGGACTTGGCACTGGCCAGCTATATTATAATAATATTGAGTCGCCTTTGGTCATAGAACAAGGAAAGCTTAAGTACGATCATTCTTTAGAATGGAACAATCCTTTTGATTAA
- a CDS encoding MBG domain-containing protein: MKLYLKVDYWKNLFLIMAMLIASGISFNSFGMKTPVNVEISDTLKVYNGLAQSVSFSINVGGLNTSITYDGSLTQPVNAGTYEVIVTVIDDTFEGADTATMVISKANAIINVLDSVEVYDGTTQSLTLSTFPSSLSTIVTYNGLPQLPVNAGDYVYSITISDVNYQGTRTGVFRIEKAQAILSITDTVQTYSGTNRSLNVNTLPIGLSTVVTYGGSSSLPVNAGTYVARVDVNDPNFEGGQTVSFIVEKAVAPIVVTDTLHVYDGNPKTPSVSTTPSGLAYTVTYNNSLTPPTQAGTYNLDIVINNQNYQGTRHMGFVIEKAPVELTISDTSYIYDGNAKSITLATSLANVNTQVTYDGSSSIPVDAGIYAVVASVVEDNYKGTKNSTLIIRKASALVNLQDQSFVYNGQQQSANVTTQPAGLPLNVLYNGNVDLPVNVGSYIITAIINDENYTGNAQATLTVTKGRAHIIAMDLVQEYDQGEKTLTVQTVPTALAVDLRYNGVATRPINSGTYEVNARVIDPNWEADTIFNFRISKAQTSIHINNLNQVYDGQPKNVSLSIRPEGLPVQILYNNSNSVPLDAGTYKVVAVVDEFNYTGIDSAEFVISKAEQTIEFRNIDDFDKASSGVRLVGEASSGLDVTYVVVSGNAAEVQGDSLKPKSEGLIRVAAIQAGNNNYLAADSIIQEVEVLPEAFPVVGNVLNLAGDSVESGSVTIYKNLDGFWTDKGDVNVNNGVYSSRLPKGDYIFRYNPPTDTSIYLETYSGSVINWQDAYVNTIKDSSSTIQTFTADYRPEKATGETSIGGTLLRAISISVDGANPVTEILPLTNLFLLNINKRFAEHYAESDSFGIFSFQNVEPDDYLLLVDYPQDIRDTFLPLVRISSNVDSMNVTVTKLFNGVNLVTNFVNPKTGVEDLVSSINAGPNPFDEKIELEVDEWDGELELVLLNSIGQIVQKGKVSCCRKSVTIDTQSVSKGVFYLCMYMGDKSKVYKMVKR, from the coding sequence ATGAAGCTTTACTTGAAAGTTGATTACTGGAAAAATTTATTCCTTATTATGGCAATGCTTATTGCTTCAGGAATAAGTTTTAATTCATTTGGAATGAAAACGCCAGTAAATGTTGAGATAAGTGATACATTGAAGGTGTATAATGGCTTGGCGCAAAGCGTAAGTTTTTCGATAAACGTTGGAGGCTTGAATACAAGCATTACATATGACGGGAGCTTGACGCAACCTGTCAATGCTGGAACTTATGAAGTGATAGTGACAGTGATTGATGATACTTTTGAGGGGGCTGATACCGCGACAATGGTGATTTCAAAGGCGAATGCTATCATAAATGTATTGGATTCGGTTGAAGTTTATGACGGTACAACTCAATCATTGACGCTTTCTACCTTTCCATCTTCATTATCAACTATAGTAACCTACAATGGATTGCCTCAACTGCCAGTAAACGCTGGAGATTATGTTTATAGCATAACGATATCAGATGTCAATTATCAAGGAACAAGAACTGGAGTTTTTCGGATAGAAAAAGCTCAAGCAATATTATCCATTACAGATACTGTGCAAACATATTCAGGTACTAATCGCTCATTGAATGTTAATACATTGCCTATTGGTTTGTCGACAGTGGTGACTTATGGCGGTTCTTCCTCATTGCCTGTCAATGCCGGAACTTATGTGGCTAGGGTTGATGTAAATGATCCAAATTTTGAAGGAGGCCAAACCGTTTCATTTATTGTTGAAAAAGCTGTTGCTCCAATAGTTGTAACGGATACTCTGCATGTATATGACGGAAACCCAAAAACACCAAGCGTATCCACAACACCATCAGGCTTGGCATACACTGTGACCTATAATAATTCCTTGACGCCACCTACACAGGCGGGTACATATAATTTGGATATTGTTATTAATAATCAAAACTATCAAGGTACTCGGCATATGGGTTTTGTAATTGAAAAAGCGCCGGTCGAGTTGACCATTTCTGATACAAGCTATATATATGATGGAAATGCTAAAAGCATAACTTTAGCAACTTCTTTGGCGAATGTGAATACTCAAGTGACATATGATGGTTCCTCATCTATTCCTGTCGATGCAGGTATATACGCAGTTGTGGCTTCAGTTGTTGAAGATAATTATAAGGGCACCAAGAATTCGACATTGATTATTCGAAAGGCTTCGGCTTTGGTGAATTTGCAAGATCAAAGTTTTGTTTATAATGGACAACAGCAGTCAGCAAATGTTACTACTCAGCCTGCTGGACTCCCTTTGAACGTGCTTTACAATGGAAATGTTGATTTGCCAGTTAATGTTGGGTCTTATATTATAACAGCTATAATTAATGATGAGAATTACACAGGTAATGCTCAAGCCACATTGACTGTTACAAAAGGAAGAGCACATATAATCGCCATGGATTTAGTGCAGGAATACGATCAAGGTGAGAAGACTCTAACCGTTCAAACAGTACCAACTGCATTAGCTGTTGATTTGAGGTATAATGGGGTCGCTACCAGGCCTATTAACTCAGGAACATATGAAGTGAATGCTAGGGTAATTGATCCAAATTGGGAGGCTGACACAATATTTAATTTTAGAATTTCTAAAGCGCAGACAAGTATTCATATAAATAATCTCAACCAGGTCTATGATGGACAGCCTAAAAATGTGTCATTGAGCATAAGGCCTGAAGGCTTGCCTGTTCAAATTTTATATAATAATTCGAATAGTGTGCCATTGGATGCTGGTACATATAAGGTTGTAGCGGTTGTTGATGAATTTAATTACACTGGTATCGATAGCGCTGAATTTGTGATTTCTAAAGCAGAACAGACGATTGAGTTTAGAAATATAGATGATTTTGATAAGGCTAGTTCAGGAGTGAGACTTGTTGGGGAAGCAAGTTCTGGTTTGGATGTTACTTATGTGGTAGTAAGTGGCAACGCTGCAGAAGTGCAGGGGGATTCATTAAAGCCTAAATCCGAAGGGTTGATAAGGGTGGCTGCCATTCAAGCAGGAAATAATAATTATTTGGCGGCTGATTCAATTATTCAAGAAGTAGAAGTATTGCCTGAGGCTTTTCCTGTTGTTGGTAATGTGTTGAATTTGGCGGGCGATTCAGTTGAATCTGGATCGGTGACAATATATAAAAATTTAGACGGGTTTTGGACTGACAAGGGAGATGTTAATGTGAATAATGGAGTCTATTCTTCCAGATTGCCAAAAGGAGATTATATCTTTCGTTACAATCCTCCGACAGATACATCTATATATTTGGAGACGTATTCGGGTAGCGTTATAAACTGGCAAGATGCTTATGTTAATACTATTAAGGATTCGTCATCAACCATTCAAACTTTTACTGCTGATTATAGGCCAGAGAAAGCAACTGGGGAGACTTCGATTGGAGGCACTTTGTTGAGAGCTATTTCCATTTCAGTAGATGGAGCAAATCCAGTAACGGAAATTTTGCCATTGACTAATTTGTTTTTGCTAAATATCAACAAAAGGTTTGCTGAGCATTATGCTGAATCTGATTCATTTGGGATATTTTCTTTTCAAAATGTGGAGCCAGATGATTATTTGTTGTTGGTGGATTATCCGCAAGATATAAGAGATACTTTCTTGCCATTAGTTAGAATATCCTCCAATGTAGATAGCATGAATGTAACTGTTACCAAGCTATTCAATGGGGTTAATTTGGTTACCAATTTCGTAAACCCTAAAACGGGTGTTGAAGACTTGGTTTCAAGTATAAATGCCGGACCGAATCCATTTGATGAGAAAATTGAACTTGAAGTTGACGAGTGGGATGGAGAGCTTGAGCTTGTTCTCTTGAATTCCATAGGCCAGATAGTTCAGAAAGGGAAAGTGTCTTGTTGTCGTAAATCAGTAACTATAGATACTCAGTCTGTGTCAAAGGGAGTTTTTTATCTTTGCATGTACATGGGAGATAAATCGAAGGTATACAAAATGGTGAAAAGGTAA
- a CDS encoding HAD-IA family hydrolase translates to MSKKKVLLCDLGGVILNIYPEKTIQSFSEFANVDEKEILNFYTNHPIFKSIETGECDELEFYEVVRSVLNADISNERINSAWNDLLGDFINHRIKWLEKIRSEISLVLLSNTNSIHADCFEQKFKDSVGSSFRDFFDEVFYSHKVGCRKPDNIIYSKVMKSLNVDKSDVLFIEDTVLNIKAARDFGLDTIEIPRNQLDFELMNEIESILKSK, encoded by the coding sequence ATGAGTAAGAAAAAGGTATTGTTATGCGATTTGGGAGGGGTTATATTGAATATTTATCCAGAAAAGACGATACAATCATTTTCTGAATTTGCTAATGTTGATGAAAAAGAAATTCTAAATTTTTATACTAACCACCCTATTTTTAAAAGTATTGAAACTGGTGAGTGCGACGAATTGGAATTTTATGAAGTTGTAAGAAGTGTACTTAATGCTGATATTAGTAATGAGCGAATTAATTCGGCTTGGAATGATTTGTTAGGTGATTTTATTAATCACAGAATCAAATGGCTTGAGAAAATAAGGTCAGAGATTTCCTTGGTATTATTAAGTAATACAAATTCGATACATGCGGACTGTTTTGAACAAAAGTTTAAGGACAGTGTGGGTAGTTCTTTCAGAGATTTTTTTGATGAGGTGTTTTATTCTCACAAAGTAGGATGCAGAAAGCCAGATAATATTATCTATAGTAAGGTGATGAAGTCGTTAAACGTAGATAAATCAGATGTGTTATTTATCGAAGATACAGTTTTGAATATTAAAGCGGCAAGGGATTTTGGTTTGGATACTATTGAAATTCCTAGAAATCAACTTGATTTTGAATTGATGAATGAAATAGAATCGATCTTAAAAAGTAAATAA